In Mercenaria mercenaria strain notata chromosome 14, MADL_Memer_1, whole genome shotgun sequence, the following are encoded in one genomic region:
- the LOC123528162 gene encoding tripartite motif-containing protein 3-like, protein MSSSAKKVKKAVLRRLSVFSGIGLSGIDRQTSWPAVSPSSSRFDQWRYEQPVDITNPLAIRRTLDRRVTFDSVWHSRHKTEDDFAEITDDADANKKTERKTRCSEFSLLTSSISENDTHNHSYVNTIFKNAELNHNDVFVSAFGKKGTNAGDYQDAKHITCFSNGELLITDLINDRLQICSNVTSSVTIFSPDEIKQPWATAVTTDGNIAVTSCKERCVKLFNIKGEFIDEFGQKYFVRPTGLAVDNYGNFIVCDSVIDKVSMFDKNGTFIRFLGNSFIQEECFNSPRYVCVSITGEIIVSDCGHHKIKVFDSDGNFIRSFGSFGNGDRQLKCPYGVSTNKYGDIFVSDHYNSRISMFSREGVFIRHVVTSEHGLVHPQGLTISHDLYMYISHGHLKANEILVYKLSDALDYEYSNIIHYV, encoded by the exons ATGTCTTCCAGTGCCAAGAAAGTTAAAAAGG CGGTCTTGAGACGCCTCAGTGTTTTTAGCGGAATAGGTCTAAGTGGTATAGATCGGCAGACGAGTtggccggctgtatctccatccTCCTCAAGATTTGACCAATGGAGATATGAGCAACCAGTTGATATTACTAATCCTCTTGCAATTAGACGGACTTTAGATCGAAGGGTAACATTTGACTCAGTTTGGCACAGTAGACACAAAACTGAGGACGATTTTGCTGAAATTACAG ATGATGCAGATGCAAATAAAAAGACAGAAAGGAAGACACGCTGCTCGGAATTCAGTTTGTTGACTTCTTCCATTTCTGAAAATGACACACATAATCATAGTtatgtaaatacaatatttaaaaatgcGGAATTAAACCACAATGATGTGTTTGTCTCAGCATTTGGGAAAAAAGGAACCAATGCCGGGGATTACCAAGACGCCAAACATATCACGTGTTTTTCAAATGGAGAACTTCTTATAACTGATTTGATAAATGACCGTTTACAAATTTGCAGCAACGTTACATCCTCTGTGACAATATTTTCGCCAGATGAAATAAAACAGCCCTGGGCAACTGCAGTTACCACGGATGGCAACATTGCTGTGACTTCATGCAAAGAAAGATGTGTAAAGTTGTTTAACATAAAAGGAGAATTTATCGAcgaatttggtcaaaaatattttgtgcGCCCAACAGGACTTGCTGTCGACAACTATGGAAATTTTATTGTCTGTGACTCTGTCATTGATAAAGTCTCCATGTTCGACAAAAATGGAACATTTATTCGCTTTCTGGGAAATTCTTTTATACAGGAAGAATGTTTCAATTCACCACGTTATGTCTGTGTCTCTATAACTGGAGAAATTATTGTATCTGATTGCGGACATCATAAGATTAAAGTGTTTGACTCAGATGGAAATTTCATACGTTCGTTCGGTTCTTTTGGAAACGGCGATAGGCAGTTAAAATGTCCATACGGTGTAAGTACAAACAAATACGGTGATATCTTTGTATCCGACCATTATAACAGCCGGATATCAATGTTTTCGCGGGAGGGAGTATTCATCCGCCATGTTGTGACGTCAGAGCACGGTCTGGTTCATCCACAAGGACTGACGATCAGCCACGATCTATATATGTACATATCTCATGGCCACCTGAAGGCGAACGAAATTCTCGTGTATAAACTTTCAGATGCTTTAGATTATGAATATTCTAATATTATACATTATGTTTAG